One window from the genome of Mumia sp. ZJ1417 encodes:
- a CDS encoding DUF4180 domain-containing protein gives MRTTEYGDVRVLLVDAEGPAISSEQDALDLVGDAFGCEAQLIAVPVARLSPEFFRLRSGLLGEVTQKLVNYRLRLAVVGDVAGHVAGSDAFRDFVREANRGTQTWFVADESALAGRLSPA, from the coding sequence ATGCGCACCACAGAGTACGGCGATGTCCGCGTCCTCCTCGTCGACGCCGAGGGGCCGGCAATCTCCAGCGAGCAGGACGCGCTGGATCTCGTGGGCGACGCGTTCGGGTGCGAGGCACAGCTGATCGCGGTGCCGGTCGCACGCCTGTCCCCGGAGTTCTTCCGCCTCCGGTCGGGTCTTCTCGGCGAGGTGACGCAGAAGCTCGTCAACTACCGGCTGCGGCTCGCGGTGGTCGGCGACGTCGCAGGGCACGTCGCGGGGAGCGACGCGTTCCGCGACTTCGTCCGCGAGGCGAACCGTGGGACCCAGACCTGGTTCGTCGCGGACGAGAGCGCGCTCGCGGGTCGGCTCTCGCCCGCCTGA
- a CDS encoding TetR/AcrR family transcriptional regulator: MGITEGPRSRQRARAERAAVDKFERRRAEIADSALVTLAANGYAHTGLRDIAQNSDFSHGVVHYYFSDKLDLMQHCIRQYKQDCVKQYDEILETATTSVELRDGFAEAMAETLRDESTLHRMWYDLRNQSMFTAELVGVIKEIDLLLEQMIWRVVERYAELADSPPTITSPVAYALYDGLFLRSLIDFLAGDLEALETLRRECAALLVRLCP; the protein is encoded by the coding sequence ATGGGCATCACCGAGGGTCCGAGGAGTCGACAGCGCGCACGCGCCGAGCGCGCCGCGGTCGACAAGTTCGAGCGCCGCCGGGCCGAGATCGCCGACTCCGCCCTGGTGACGCTCGCGGCGAACGGATACGCCCACACCGGGCTGAGGGACATCGCCCAGAACTCCGACTTCTCGCACGGCGTCGTGCACTACTACTTCAGCGACAAGCTCGACCTGATGCAGCACTGCATCCGCCAGTACAAGCAGGACTGCGTCAAGCAGTACGACGAGATCCTCGAGACGGCGACCACGTCCGTCGAGCTGCGCGACGGCTTCGCCGAGGCGATGGCCGAGACGCTGCGAGACGAGAGCACGCTCCACCGCATGTGGTACGACCTGCGCAACCAGAGCATGTTCACCGCCGAGCTCGTGGGCGTCATCAAGGAGATCGACCTGCTGCTGGAGCAGATGATCTGGCGGGTGGTCGAGCGGTACGCCGAGCTTGCCGACAGCCCGCCGACCATCACCTCGCCGGTGGCGTACGCGCTCTACGACGGGCTCTTCTTGCGCTCGCTGATCGACTTCCTCGCCGGCGACCTCGAAGCGCTCGAGACCCTGCGCCGCGAGTGTGCAGCGCTGCTGGTGCGACTCTGCCCCTAG